In Argiope bruennichi chromosome X1, qqArgBrue1.1, whole genome shotgun sequence, a single window of DNA contains:
- the LOC129959120 gene encoding phospholipase A-2-activating protein-like, translating into MNPPNNPEEDGYFIKGIFKGHTSDVRVIKAARFPKGGFVTGSRDNLVKLWVPDSGSKYKDEYVFMGAKKYIGSLCALPESAQFPNGLILAGSHDCAIYGFTLSSKEPVMKLLGHSGAVCSLSAGFGLFVSGSWDGTARVWSGQQCTSVLEGHGETVWATEVYPLQNMIITASADKTIRIWRQGACENVLYGHTDCVRGLVITKDLKILSCSNDATIRRWNIKGICLNVFESHDSYIYSITLLNNGIDFATCGEDEKVKIWKRGTCVQTIAIPSKTLWSVACVANGDLVVGCSDGSVYIIADEAANSGPQGDDTNLLGMEFVSYEWNPLKKAWVKTKDGEESSDPQALDKPLKLKDFEYYLEIDGELCRLMFNKNDDPYEVAVNFIDDHKVDPLYLSAIVEYIVQSRASSKLPFSYNEYFPVQTYYKYLKANVAGLKAKLLEFTDFVSKPHHIPPSKIESLVLLASYPEQVTQEQLGSLDLVISWDDEYLFPALDLLRLAIRCEGVSVKIGSAALINHLLHILRNTKLCVNRVLIVKIFCNLFDVKDGVELMIKFQAKICGTVKEAVLSTEKTHKSASSLLFNYAVAAFHDLPLDIDLYCLDLIDMMKVIVDSDSLYRIFAAVGTLCFANRPAFMFLQSLNFYDLVLPCQKHATGNANAVLKKLLEAFHP; encoded by the exons ATGAATCCTCCAAACAATCCAGAAGAGGAtggatattttattaaaggaatctTTAAAGGCCATACTTCTGATGTACGAGTAATAAAAGCAGCTCGTTTTCCTAAAGGCGGTTTTGTTACCGGCTCCAGGGATAATTTAGTGAAGCTTTGGGTTCCTGACAG tggaagcaaatataaagatgaatatgtattTATGGGTGCAAAGAAGTATATAGGGAGTTTATGTGCCCTTCCAGAAAGTGCCCAGTTTCCAAATGGGTTGATTTTAGCTGGCAGTCATGATTGTGCAATTTATGGATTTACTCTTTCTTCAAAGGAGCCAGTTATGAAACTTTTAGGACATTCAGGTGCAG TTTGTTCTTTATCTGCTGGATTTGGCCTTTTTGTGAGTGGCTCTTGGGATGGAACTGCTAGAGTTTGGTCTGGTCAACAATGCACTTCTGTTTTGGAAGGTCATGGTGAAACTGTATGGGCTACAGAAGTGTATCCATTGCAAAATATGATAATAACAGCATCAGCTGACAAAACTATACGAATCTGGCGTCAAGGAGCCTGTGAAAATGTGCTCTATG gtCATACTGACTGTGTTAGAGGCCTGGTTATAACAAAGGATCTAAAAATCTTGTCTTGTAGTAATGATGCTACAATTCGCCGTTGGAATATTAAAGGAATAtgcttaaatgtttttgaaagtcaTGATAGTTACATATATAGTATCACCCTCCTAAATAATGGAATTGATTTTGCTACTTGTGGTGAGGATGAAAAGGTCAAAATTTGGAAAAGAGGAACATGTGTGCAGACAATAGCTATACCATCTAAAACGTTATGGAGTGTTGCTTGTGTAGCAAATGGAGATTTAGTAGTAGGATGCAG TGATGGATCTGTTTATATTATTGCTGATGAAGCAG CAAATAGTGGACCACAAGGAGATGATACTAATTTATTGGGAATGGAATTTGTTAGCTATGAATGGAATCCCTTGAAGAAAGCATGGGTAAAGACAAAAGATGGTGAAGAAAGCTCTGACCCTCAAGCGTTAGATAAGCCATTAAAG CTAAAAGATTTTGAGTACTATCTTGAAATTGATGGAGAATTGTGCAGATTAATGTTTAACAAGAATGATGATCCTTATGAAGTAGCTGTAAACTTTATTGATGATCATAAAGTGGATCCTCTTTACCTTAGTGCTATTGTAGAGTACATTGTGCAAAGTCGTG CTTCATCTAAACTACCTTTTAGTTACAATGAATATTTCCCTGTTCAAACATATTACAAGTATTTGAAGGCCAATGTTGCTGGTTTAAAAGCTAAATTGCTGGAATTCACTGATTTTGTTTCAAAGCCTCATCATATTCCACCTTCGAAGATAGAAAGTCTTGTGTTACTTGCAAGTTATCCTGAGCAAGTTACTCAGGAGCAGCTGGGAAGCTTGGATTTAGTAATTAGCTGGGATGAtg AATACCTGTTTCCTGCCTTGGATTTGTTACGTCTTGCCATACGTTGTGAAGGTGTTAGTGTGAAGATTGGGAGTGCTGCATTGATAAATCACTTGTTACACATTTTAAGAAACACTAAATTATGTGTTAACCGtgttttaatagttaaaatattttgcaatctttTTGATGTAAAAGATGGGGTTGAATTAATGATCAAATTCCAAGCTAAGATCTGTGGAACCGTGAAAGAAGCTGTATTGTCCACTGAGAAAACCCATAAGTCAGCTTCATCCCTCTTATTCAATTATGCTGTTGCTGCTTTCCATGATTTACCACTTGatattgatttatattgtttggattTGATTGACATGATGAAAGTTATTGTCGATTCTGATTCATTGTATAGAATATTTGCTGCGGTGGGAACCTTGTGTTTTGCTAATCGTCCAGCTTTTATGTTTTTGCAGTCATTGAATTTCTATGATTTAGTGCTTCCTTGTCAGAAACATGCTACTGGAAATGCTAATGCTGTCTTAAAAAAGTTGCTTGAAGCTTTTCACccataa